From the genome of Molothrus aeneus isolate 106 chromosome 12, BPBGC_Maene_1.0, whole genome shotgun sequence:
GAACCCACTCCAACACATTCTGTGAAGGTATGGATAAAATACACTTCCCTGCATCCTACAAAATAGGGCAAACGAGGCtatttctagaaagaaaaaacgCATGGAAAAACACTACAAATTCAGGTTGTCTTTGTatgcaagagaaaaacaaaatataaccATTGTGATAAAGGTTTGCAAGTCACTTGTGTTTCTTTGTAAAGATTTAGGCACAGATAACTAATGCACCACATTGTTCTGTATCTCTCCCCACCTGAAAACAGATGATACTGATAAAAAGCTCCCTCCCATCCAAAGCTGGTTGTCCTAAACTCCAGTATCTTATTGTTGATGACTCAAACCAGAAGGAACATATGTTCAAAGTAGATGCTGTTTCTTCATGTAGTCCAATTTCACAAGGTGTTAACATTATACTCATTACCCATGTTATGTGGGCAGACAAATTGCTTCCAAATCAATTACAGCCTTGAATTTAATATGGTTGATTTTTGACAAGGTCTACTCACTGATAATTAAGAACATCATTTCAGAAGTTGGTAGGTACAAGTACATTGTTCATGCAACTTACTAGAAGTTGTGCCACAGGAATGGTAAGTGAACAAGACAATTTATGAACTTAACTTACAGTTGTATTAATCAAAGTGGAGTCAACTAAATCCATTTGCGTTTAGgttctgtgtttatttctgaattAAACAGGGTTCAATTTGTAGGCTGTCTTACAAATCAgattaaattctttttaaacaaaataattcttaattctttaaaaacactaaaaatgtATATGATAATCCAATTCTCAAAACCCTGTCTTCaatgtattttttccattagcatatagaaaagggggaaattgtCATGCAAATATTCTGAACAGTGTGACAATACTCAGTAGAGCCATTAAACACATGAACTCTTCATTAATCATTTTGGCTTTCCTTTTAGTAGCCTACAAGTCAGGGTCTAACCTCAGTTGCCCAGCAGtacattaaattaaatttcttgtttaaaaacccccaaaagcaCCATGCCAGAGCTACTCTATTTCCACTTCAAGTCACAAATTAGTGCTATATGATCAGAAGGATGTGAAACACTTGGCAAAGCCTGGTGGGTTGTTATTTCTTCATGACTtggcaatggaataacttgttCCACCTCTAGAGCGTTTCTGTCAATGAAAATGTAGTCCAGACATCCATGAAACCCACCAACATAGTTTGTATAAGCAGGTTCTCCACAAGCACTTAGCAGTTTGAAAGGATGGCTGAGAGACATACTGCACCTTTCTTCCTCCCCATTTGAGACCCAGTCTTCATGATCTTCAGCAATGCCACCGCTGCTGATAAAACTGTAAGCTCCTGAGGAGGGTGTGCTATTAAAATCTCCACAGAATATGACTGGGATCCTGGGATACAAGTCACAGGCTATGTGCTGGATGTGAGACATGGCCACAGCAATCTGGATCAGACGGATGTTCCCTCCTAAGGACATAAAAAAGTATTATTTCAAATAATGCAGAACAGCACTGGAGGTGCTCACTGGGTTGCTCATTTAAGCATATATAGTAGCTCTGAAACAGCAATCCTGAATTTTAGAATAGTTTTCATGAATTAAGAAGCCTTTCAAGTTTGTGACTATATTTTTGAGTAACAATTTCACCTTAAACTTGCCCATGCAAGAACTCTGAAGCTTTAACACCCATATGCAGCAGTTTTCCATTTCATGGCAACCATCCTAATAATATTCCCAAAAATGCACAGAGCCAAAAGAAAACTAACTGAGAACAATCTCTCCTAACAGCTTTTGGAGCCCAATCTGGTTGCCCCTCCTGGCAGTACTCTGGGAGAGCTCCATGTTCAACAGGTCTAGGAAACCATAAGCACACACATAGTTCTATTTTATGGTCTGCTTCTTGGGCGAATTCTGTGTGATGTGGCTTGCCTTGCTTTCAGCTGGATTCTATTGACTCCTAGGcacactaaaaaaataaatatataaacagaCCTAGGAATCTGGCTTGATTCCATCTAGATAAGAAGTGAGGCAGGAAATCCCCAGTTCCAGAAGAAAAGGCTATAGCTGCAAAAGAATGGTGGGAAATCTATTCTCCCAAGAAAGAGCAAGAACCTTTCCAAACCCAGTTATCCTACATGCAGGAATGTGCCAAAATTACCTTTGGGGTGCCAGTATAGGTGGGTATTTGCTACACAAAGCTTCCTGGAAGGATCAGTTGTAGACTGAAGAACTGAAACCTTTAAGAGAGAAAATAGTCTTTGTCAAGTCTTAAATAGAGAggttatatattttaaaatgcactaGTCAGTTTATGCCCCTGTGGCAATCCAGTTCCAAGAATCTGATGCTTATAACCAATAAACTCAATTTAGGAGCTGTACTTTTCAATAGTCTTCTATGTAAGATCTGGGTATCAGCCAAAATATTCTCACTACATCATTTAACAAACATTCTTTTGACTCTGTCTGGTTTGACCATATTTTTTCATAAGTTACAGTTCAGGCTGTACCATTCTGAATACTTATGTATTCATTCTCTGCAACAGAACTGGAGCTAAATCTCCATTTTCAGCAAGCAAATGTAGCATTCCATAATTGTTAAACTGAACAAAATTTGAGGTGATTTCAGTTATCAAAGAGGTGATTTCAGTTATCAAAGAAATCCCATTAGTCCTACTCAGTCCATGAGCAGGAAACTTTTACTGgtgtttctgcagctcctgacacAGCCTTTTATCTTACACACTTGTACTTGCACAAcagctctgtgggcagagcCTCTGGTATCAGGAAGCTCATACACCTGTCCAACCTTATTTGTCTCCCTCCTGTCACTTGCTAAAGAGGCATTATAAAGCATACTCAACTaacttaaaatttatttataagaTCTAAGTTTTATAAAGAATATTCTGACATATAAGAGTAAGTAATGAAACACTGGCTGCCAATACCACCAGCCAGGAATCACTACCTGGCCCAGAATCTCAACAGCTGTcttcattttaaagcaaaataatattGCCTTTTTTTACCAAATTTTGGTAATTCCATATATGCAGTTCAGTAAGATctcaatgttttatttttgttcctaaGTGGATCTTCTCCTCTATTCATTACCCCAGCTAATAGAGAACAAAGTTCCATGTTTCAAACTCTTAATCCCTCATCTCCCTTCGACTGCCTGAGGCTCAACGCTGGCCCTGCTGCACCTGGAGACAGtgggaggagaagaaaggggggaaaaaaagaagggaaagagaagaaagcatgTCAAAGCTAgtacctgcagcacagaggacCTCTGCAGCACCTTCTCCTGCACCAGGGGGTACTTGGCcagctgctcacacagctccttGTGCAGCGGCTCTGAGACCAGGGCTTCGCTGAAAGCGATATCGTGCTGGCTGAGGAGGCTGAACTTGTCCCTGCGATAGAAAGTGGCCAGGCCTTCGTGCTGCTTCTCCTTAATCTTGAACAGCCCCTCCAGTCCAAAAGCATCTAACGCCGGGGCCAAGCTGTCCACGAAGACAGATTTATCCACCTCTTGCAAGCAGATGAGGTCGGCGCTGTACCCCGCCAGCTCCTTCTTGAGCAGGTTCTGGCGGTAGTCGATCTCCAGGGCGTAGGGAGCGCAGTAGGGGTAGAGCACGGTGCGGGAGAACTCCGTCTGCGCGTACGTGTCGGCCAGGATGTTGTAGGAGACGGCGCGGACGGAGCCGTGGCCGCAAACCTTCTTGGTGTAGAGGTGCCGGGTGTCGAAGGTGCaggcgccgggcccggcctcCACGGGGCTGCTGCTTTCCACCTCGAGGGCCGGGCCGTAGCGCTGCTCCCCGTCCCCGGGCGTGCAGCGCAGCTTCAGCCGCAGCCCCACCAGCGCGTTGGACGGCGTGAACACGCGCTCGGCCGCCGCCGTCTCCACCCAGGCCTCCCCAGCCGCCTCCCCGCCGCCCGCGGGGCGCTGCTCGCGGAACCAGCGGAACAGGCAGTGCTGCGGCGCGGCGAACTCGGCGCTCACCTTGGGGCACACGGGGAAGCCGGCGAGGAGCGAGCGCGGCAGGCGGAGCTCGGTGAGCGCGGGCGGGTTGCGCTCCACGCGGTACCGCGCGTCCCCGATGTGCAGCACGGCGCCGTCCTGCCAGGCAGCCGCGTTCGGCACCTCCTCCGCCACCGCCGCGCCGTCGCGGGAGAACAGCCGCACGGCCGGCACGGCCGGCACCGCCGCCTCGCCCTCCGCGCCGCCCTCCGCCCGCGCCTTCTTGCTCTTCTTGCCCGCCTTGCCGTAGCCCTTAGCGGCGTTGGTGGCGATGCGCGCCAGTGCCCGCCCCAGCGGCTCCGCCTGGTCGCGCTGCATGTGCCGAGCACTGCCGTCGGGCAGCACGAACCGCAGGCTCAGCTTGGGCTCGGACGGCACGCAGCGCACCACGGCGCGCTCCATGGCGGCCGGCGGGCGGCCGCCACCGCCGCGCGGGGATGCGGCGGGGGAGCCGCGGAGGCTCCGGAGGGCGGAGCGGAGCCGACGCCACATGGACCCGGCGCCGCTGCGGCTTCCGCGGGGCGCGGCCGGAACCGCGGGGCGGGGCTGTCGCTGCCGTCACCGCGCGCGACGGGGCCGGAGCAacgggcggggcggggctgcAGCTGCCGTCAGCGCGCGGGGCAAGGGGCGGGGCCGCGTGGGAGGCGGGAAGGGGGCGGGCTCGCGCTGCCAGCCGTGAGGCAGCGCCCCCTGCTGGTGCCCCGTGCCCCGCTCCGGGCCATGCTCTCGCTCCCGCGCCCGCAGCCCGCGCCCCGCCGTTAACCGGCCGGCACGGCGTGAGTCTGGCCGACCGGAGAACCAGCGGGttctgctccctcagcagcGAAACCCCCTCTGCTCGGCGCAGCTTCCTGGCCAACAGATGTTCGAGGCGTGGGCGGGTCTCCCTCATAACGCCCCGATACTAATTGCTTGTTGATAAATCCTTTAACTCAAGAGTTTGGGTTTGTGTTCTGTTCGTGAGAAAACATTTCAAGTCTGGGTTGAGACCTCACGCTGAATAGTGCCCTGGCAGTGAGAGCCACGCCAGGCAGGTGTCCAGGACTTTGGAAAACAGATATAAAATCCCCCCGCCCTGCTCCCTCAGACTGCGTGTGGAGCTCTGCCTACACAGACACAAAATTAGGATTTTAAAGCCTCTTTTGCCAAGTGTGGGCAGGTGGGTAGCAAATATGTAGAGTTCCTTAAAATTTCCATTTATAGTTgtacaaaaaggaaaaggttaGCAACAGCCACCTGATGCTTGAGGGTATTATTATATTTCTAATTTCTCAAGCATTTTTGCTGTGATCTGCTTggtgcaggcagagcctggagcagagggactTTCTGACTCGCTCTGTGCAAGACCGGGACGGTCAAGGTAAGGTTtttccaagtttctttttctttttttcctctcatcaCGAGACGCACTGATCTCGGCCAGGGAGAGCCCCGAGCGCCCCTCACGGCCCGGGCCCCGCCCTCGGCTCCGCGGTAACCGCGCTGTTGTCCCGAGCGGGACCGCGGCGCCGGGAGAGGTGAGGGCGGCGGGGCTGAGGGAGCGCCGGGAAAAGGCCGTGTCCCGGCCGGCCTTGGTTGAGTCCTTTGTGTCCTTTGGTGCATCCACCATCCCCGGTTTGGTGCGGTTTTAGGATATACCACTGATTTAGGAGGTAGTTTTGTCTTCCTGCTCCCCTGTGGGAAGCTGTTGAAAAGCAGTGGTGAGTTTCTGCATCGTGTTTCCAGGGGAACCCGACCATCAGTCTTTGGAATAGCCCCGCTCAGACGATTAAGCCGCCATAGAAGAGTGATCTTTTAGTTGAAATTTGTTGGagtctttctttcttcctttcttcctttctctttttttttctccttcttatGACAGGCTCTGTATGTACACACTTTCTCTTGAACTTTGCCATTTTACCATATAAACTGTTGTTCTGTTTTTTGAAACAATTCATACCTAAACTGTGGAGATCCCTGAGGTAACCTCATTTTATGCCTTACATACATTCAACTTAATAGATGCATGTGTTAAACTCCTTTCTGGACAGGATTGTGTTCtagaattttggttttgttatggTTTTAGATGGAGCACTCAGATGAAGCAACTTCCAGTAAACGGACTTTGAGAACTTTGTTTCGTCCCCCTGCTTTATCTCCACCAGTCGTATCTGAAGAGTCACCATCACAGAAGAAACTGTTGGCATACCACAAAGGCAAGGAGGAGCAAAAGATCATTAATCAGATACTGTGAGTTTCATGTAATTCAAGACATTGAAATTCAAGTGAAAGAGACATTACACATTTGCTATTTGACAAATAACAGTGTTTGTTTCATATAATTATAGTGAGATTTAGTGATCAAGATGAAAAAATAGGTTGCAGTGATTAAAGTGCTAGCATTGTTTTCGTTGTATTATTTGTAGTTTTTCTGCACTTCTGATGCTGTGGTTTACTTTAGAATTGATCGAGCTCTTGAAGTCTCTTACATTGACATGGatgaaagagaggagagagatgCTGCACCTCCTATCACAGAACTGCCTTCTACTGTGAGAAAGTATTTCTTTATTAAGTATTTTCTATTTAGTTCTTTGTTATGGggacatttattttccttcttagaATTTACTTCAAGGTACTTGTTTTGCTCCTCAGTAATtcataaatgtatttatatactCAGGTAATTCAATTGAAATGTATGCCCGTATATCTGTAGAATAAAGTCTTTGTTTAAGAATAATATTTGCTAAATTTTatatttccagtatttttttgTATGTTCTTCATATATAACaatcttccatttctttttatacAGATGGACAATGAAAGACAACTAAGGGTGAGTTCAattctttcatttgctttttttggcGTTGAAGAGTGAATTAAGAGAAGTATGTTATGCAGAATTATTGTTATTAAACAGGAAGAAGTAATCTTGGTGAGGGAAAATTGATTAGAAGCAAAATAGGAATCTTGTCTTGTGGTCCTGTAgaggaaaagtatttttgtgttttagaAAGAGCATCTATCAATAATAATTTAACCTTAGTTAAAGGtgattatttaggaaaaaaaacctagcaggcttcaggatttttttcagttgagGTCATAGATTGTACCTTAGCCTGTACAAAAAGGAGTTTTTGACATCGTTCCCTTAATTTGAAGAACATGCACTAAACTTCAAATTTGTGTATAGCTTTTAAAGTAAGACTTAATCTCTGAGAGCCAGTTGAAACTCAAATTAGTATTGAAATATTTACATTAAGTAGCCTAAGGTAACACCAGTTTTGCCTAGCTGTTGTTAGGCAAACTCATTATGTAGAGATTTTATACAAAAGCTGTCAATCAAAAGCAGAAATACCTATTTCTTTGGCCAACATCCACTCCTCTTATGGAGGATGTTTGTCCACAATTTTTGCCAGATAAATGTTTGTCCAAACAACAATAACCTAAACTTTGAACTATTTTATTGTTGGCCATAAACTTCAGCAGCGGACCGAGGAAAACACCATAGTGACAAGtacaatattatatatttaaacatTAAGACAGAGACCATGTTACCAACCACAAAGCAGTTTTTAGGGTATTAGTCAGTGAATACAGAAAAGATTAGATTAAAAACCTCACCTTTATGGAAATTAAGACATtttgaaatgaagaaattatgAATAAAAAGACACTTTTGCCAAGCCTAACACAAAAATACGTACATAGGTAGCTATTAGAGCTCTGAAAATCTTGTCCTTCCAGGCAGAATACTTCTTTTTGAAGAACTGTGTGCAGAGTAATCCCATGGTTCCCatccagcagcagtggctgaggtCCATGCTTGCCATGGTGCCACAGCCACTTATGGAGGGCAGAGATAGAGAGCTGCTCACTGAAGACCTTTTAAAGGAGGTAGTAAAGGATTATGAAAAAAGCATGCAAAGATGTGTGTGTAAGTACCACAGATTACTCAGCACTTATATTCATGTTAGTATATGTATTATAAACTCCATATTCTCATGCTTAAAAtgatttttctggtttggttcAGCCAGGCAGGATCTTTGTAATCAACTACTGATTTAGCTTTTCCTGCCTTATCAAATGTATGTTGGCCATAATATTTAAGGCAaaattgcttattttatttgaaCCAATAAAAAGTTAACCAGCTGAAAGTACAGTTCAAGCAAAGACAGCTGCAGAGCTCATGTCAAAAAGGTTGATTGCTGATGAAGTGATTTCATTATGTCTTTAACCCATTTAGTTAATTTGAAGCAAGAATGTATTGCTATTTACTGTTAAAGAAAGGAGAAACTTTTAATGTACTAGTCTTTCTTTCTACCTCTTCAGGAACAGCAgcttttttaagctttttattcACAAATGCATTCATGAGTTTTCTGATGGTGCTATTGTTGCAGGAGGAAGCTCACAATAAAAATCTGCAAAGATAATTACTGTTTTCAGATATCACTCATACAGGTCACTTCAATTTTGAAACCTGTAAAAAGAGTCATGAACTGGAATTTTGAAAGTGTTTTTCCTTGAAATcatgtattaatttatttacatttgtAGTAACTGGAATCTGAAATTGGGCTcagttttgttaatattttagtGAGTGGCtggtcttttaaaaatgtagattaaaaaataaacaatttaacATTGGACTAACTTCTTTGTAATGTCATCAGTGGCATAATTATAGTACCTCACTGTAATTATGTAACAGAGTTGCCATACATTCTTGCAATTCTAGAATATATCAACTTGGAAGGGGTCCATAAGGATTAGAGTccagctccttgcagggctCTGAGAGCAATGTGCAGGTGCTCCTTGCCCTCTGGCAGgactggtgctgtgaccacctccctggggagcccGTTGCTGTCACTGACCATCCCCTCAGCAAAGAAACTGCAGAAGTATTCCATTATGTAAGCACAAACCCATCTGAAAACCTT
Proteins encoded in this window:
- the PDE12 gene encoding 2',5'-phosphodiesterase 12, which codes for MWRRLRSALRSLRGSPAASPRGGGGRPPAAMERAVVRCVPSEPKLSLRFVLPDGSARHMQRDQAEPLGRALARIATNAAKGYGKAGKKSKKARAEGGAEGEAAVPAVPAVRLFSRDGAAVAEEVPNAAAWQDGAVLHIGDARYRVERNPPALTELRLPRSLLAGFPVCPKVSAEFAAPQHCLFRWFREQRPAGGGEAAGEAWVETAAAERVFTPSNALVGLRLKLRCTPGDGEQRYGPALEVESSSPVEAGPGACTFDTRHLYTKKVCGHGSVRAVSYNILADTYAQTEFSRTVLYPYCAPYALEIDYRQNLLKKELAGYSADLICLQEVDKSVFVDSLAPALDAFGLEGLFKIKEKQHEGLATFYRRDKFSLLSQHDIAFSEALVSEPLHKELCEQLAKYPLVQEKVLQRSSVLQVSVLQSTTDPSRKLCVANTHLYWHPKGGNIRLIQIAVAMSHIQHIACDLYPRIPVIFCGDFNSTPSSGAYSFISSGGIAEDHEDWVSNGEEERCSMSLSHPFKLLSACGEPAYTNYVGGFHGCLDYIFIDRNALEVEQVIPLPSHEEITTHQALPSVSHPSDHIALICDLKWK